In a single window of the bacterium genome:
- the wecB gene encoding UDP-N-acetylglucosamine 2-epimerase (non-hydrolyzing), with amino-acid sequence MSPSKLKVATIVGTRPEIIRLSSTMKLLDKYVTQIIIHTGQNYDYELNEIFFKDLELRKPDYYLAVDTSSLGKVYGETLIKTEEVLLKEKPDAVLILGDTNSSIAAIIAKRMRIPIFHMEAGNRSFDLNVPEEINRRIIDHIADFNLVYTEHARRHLLSEGLPHRRIYLTGSPLYEVLHDNLDKIKASKILQQLQLKEKGYFLVSTHREENVDNSENLKKILAVLNQIAQEYNLPVIVSTHPRTRKRLEKLESFHHSDLIQFMQPFGFLDYVHLQMNSKCVISDSGTISEESAILSFPAVSLRQSMERPETQDEGTIILSGLNQDAVLNSIAVAISQLENQYYKHIPNEYSIEMVSWRVLKLIIGNTGLSNLWWGINN; translated from the coding sequence ATGTCTCCTTCAAAATTAAAAGTCGCTACCATCGTCGGCACCCGCCCTGAAATCATCCGTCTTTCCTCGACGATGAAGTTGCTCGACAAATACGTGACGCAGATTATCATTCACACCGGCCAGAACTATGATTATGAATTGAATGAGATCTTTTTCAAGGATCTGGAGCTGCGCAAGCCCGATTATTATCTGGCTGTGGATACCTCATCTCTGGGCAAAGTATATGGCGAAACGCTGATCAAAACTGAAGAAGTACTGCTAAAGGAAAAGCCTGATGCGGTCTTGATTTTGGGAGATACCAACAGCTCCATCGCCGCGATCATCGCCAAGCGCATGCGTATCCCCATATTCCATATGGAAGCCGGCAACCGCAGCTTTGACCTCAATGTGCCTGAGGAGATCAACCGCCGGATTATCGATCACATCGCAGATTTTAATCTGGTCTATACTGAGCACGCTCGGCGACATCTTTTATCCGAAGGCTTGCCCCACCGCCGAATCTACCTGACCGGCTCACCGCTGTATGAAGTACTGCATGACAATCTGGACAAAATCAAAGCTTCAAAAATTTTACAGCAATTGCAGCTAAAGGAAAAAGGATACTTTCTCGTGAGTACCCACAGGGAAGAGAATGTAGATAATTCTGAAAACCTGAAAAAGATCTTGGCAGTTCTAAACCAGATTGCACAAGAATATAATTTGCCAGTTATTGTCTCCACACATCCACGCACCCGCAAGCGGCTGGAAAAATTGGAAAGCTTTCATCATAGTGATCTGATACAATTTATGCAGCCTTTTGGATTTCTGGATTATGTGCATTTACAGATGAATTCCAAATGCGTCATATCGGATAGCGGTACAATAAGTGAAGAATCCGCGATTCTTTCTTTTCCTGCTGTATCATTACGGCAGTCCATGGAGCGGCCAGAAACACAAGATGAGGGAACGATTATTTTGTCTGGCTTAAATCAAGACGCTGTTCTGAATTCAATAGCTGTGGCAATTTCTCAACTTGAAAACCAGTACTACAAGCATATTCCCAATGAATACAGCATAGAAATGGTATCCTGGCGGGTATTAAAACTGATTATCGGTAATACTGGATTGAGTAATTTGTGGTGGGGAATTAATAACTAA
- a CDS encoding NAD-dependent 4,6-dehydratase LegB: MINALVTGADGFIGSHLTELLLQSGYRVRALSYYNSFNNWGWLEDVPSQPNLEVITGDIRDPHFCNELVKGVDIIFHLAALIAIPYSYIAPESYVTTNIIGTLNICQAARNNGSIRIIHTSTSEVYGTAKYVPINECHAKQPQSPYSASKIGADAIAMSFYNSFQLPVTIARPFNTYGPRQSARAIIPTIICQMASGLKEIKLGDITPTRDLTFVRDTCRGFLALANQKETIGKEINISSNFEISILDLFNMIKEILGRDAKIVMDNMRHRPGNSEVFRLWGDNSLITSLTGFKPEYDLKKGLQLTCNWFSIKGNLSRYKATIYNV; encoded by the coding sequence ATGATAAATGCACTGGTAACCGGTGCTGATGGTTTCATTGGTTCGCACTTGACCGAGTTGTTGCTGCAAAGTGGCTATCGTGTAAGAGCACTCTCATATTATAATTCTTTCAATAATTGGGGTTGGCTGGAAGATGTGCCAAGCCAGCCTAATTTGGAGGTTATTACCGGTGATATTCGTGATCCACATTTTTGTAATGAATTAGTAAAAGGTGTTGATATTATTTTTCATTTAGCCGCACTTATTGCAATACCCTATTCTTATATTGCACCGGAAAGTTATGTCACGACAAATATAATTGGGACTTTGAATATTTGCCAGGCAGCAAGAAATAATGGAAGCATAAGGATTATTCATACTTCTACCTCTGAAGTATACGGAACTGCAAAATATGTACCCATTAATGAATGTCATGCCAAGCAACCGCAGTCTCCTTACTCAGCATCAAAAATTGGTGCGGATGCGATTGCTATGAGTTTTTACAATTCATTCCAATTACCGGTTACTATAGCAAGGCCGTTCAACACCTATGGTCCAAGACAATCGGCCCGTGCAATCATACCTACGATCATTTGTCAGATGGCCAGTGGATTGAAAGAAATAAAATTAGGCGATATTACGCCCACACGTGATTTGACTTTTGTCAGAGATACCTGTAGAGGTTTTCTTGCTTTGGCCAACCAAAAAGAAACGATCGGCAAAGAAATTAATATTTCTTCAAATTTTGAAATTTCGATACTGGATTTGTTTAATATGATAAAGGAAATTTTGGGTAGGGATGCAAAAATTGTAATGGATAATATGCGTCATAGGCCGGGTAATTCAGAAGTATTCAGATTATGGGGAGATAATTCCTTGATTACTTCTCTAACTGGATTTAAGCCAGAGTATGACTTGAAAAAAGGACTTCAGCTTACATGTAACTGGTTCTCTATAAAAGGCAATCTGTCAAGATACAAAGCCACAATCTATAATGTATAA
- a CDS encoding oligosaccharide flippase family protein, producing the protein MYKYFIDLLGKNRGIYDNIKNAGLYFLGSIVQSLLALIAQPIYAIHMSASEFGILGYFDAIKSFFLPIFIFSMPSVYLMQYFRQEEPENKKLLFNITFYLCCFNSITIFISYIILYYYFSFLKITVPLYPFAWFALTSLLLENIKTIVLINFRIRKRASAYFYFSAVNAILNFSFGLLFVAYLKWGAEGRMFAPLISSLVLLPVCWIMLKKFTIVNFNFSFFIKNVKLAVPLVLASYAYVPIASIDRIFLERLNDLSELGLYNIGIAIAGYVQLAYAALALAFEPDIFKSVANHNTKKLIQLAVIMFAPYLLVVILMMLFSGSIVSILTAGKYLGAEKYTNITLISVFLMGIFYFSDKIFIALGKTKFSLYVNTLGSISAMIIMYIAAANFGFIGAAYGKVVLAIVMVTTSAYLVIKNLKLGYAG; encoded by the coding sequence ATGTATAAGTATTTTATTGATTTACTTGGCAAGAATAGAGGAATATATGATAATATAAAAAATGCTGGCCTCTATTTTCTAGGTTCTATTGTTCAATCATTATTAGCTTTAATAGCACAACCTATTTATGCTATCCATATGTCTGCTAGCGAATTTGGTATACTTGGCTATTTTGATGCTATTAAAAGTTTTTTTCTTCCGATTTTTATTTTCTCAATGCCATCTGTCTATTTGATGCAATATTTTCGTCAGGAAGAACCTGAAAATAAAAAATTATTGTTCAATATTACCTTTTATCTTTGTTGCTTCAACAGCATAACGATATTTATAAGCTATATCATACTTTATTATTATTTCAGTTTCCTCAAAATTACCGTACCACTGTACCCTTTTGCTTGGTTTGCCCTCACATCTTTATTACTTGAAAATATAAAAACAATCGTATTGATAAATTTTAGAATCCGTAAGAGGGCATCCGCTTATTTCTATTTTTCTGCGGTTAATGCGATTCTAAATTTTAGCTTTGGGCTGCTTTTTGTTGCTTATTTGAAATGGGGCGCCGAAGGACGAATGTTTGCACCTTTAATTTCTAGCCTGGTGCTACTTCCAGTGTGCTGGATTATGTTAAAAAAATTTACAATTGTGAATTTCAATTTTTCTTTCTTTATAAAGAATGTAAAACTTGCAGTACCTTTAGTACTAGCAAGTTACGCCTACGTACCTATCGCTAGTATTGACCGAATATTTCTGGAACGTTTAAATGATTTGTCTGAATTGGGCCTTTATAATATTGGAATTGCTATTGCGGGCTATGTACAACTAGCATATGCAGCTTTAGCGCTTGCTTTTGAACCAGATATTTTTAAAAGTGTGGCTAATCATAATACAAAAAAATTGATACAACTAGCAGTAATAATGTTCGCCCCTTACCTATTAGTTGTTATTCTAATGATGTTATTTTCAGGATCGATAGTTTCTATTTTAACGGCTGGAAAATATCTTGGAGCTGAAAAATATACAAATATTACACTTATATCAGTGTTTCTGATGGGCATTTTTTATTTTTCCGATAAAATATTTATTGCTTTGGGCAAAACAAAATTTAGCTTATATGTTAATACTTTAGGTAGTATATCTGCAATGATAATAATGTATATTGCAGCAGCGAACTTTGGTTTTATTGGTGCCGCCTATGGTAAAGTCGTATTGGCTATAGTAATGGTAACAACGTCGGCTTATCTTGTAATTAAAAATCTTAAACTAGGGTACGCTGGATAA
- a CDS encoding glycosyltransferase, protein MKVVWICHFSNDEIQSLLPLWRSKIEFAPWIPNMLKGFEEREDIDLYVISPHEYLQRTTKFELKNIKYYFIPYGIPIWHRHWPSFFRLDIFSNHFMFRRKAKKLIARINPDLVNLIGAENAYYSSSIFDYCRKYPILITIQGFISQLKEELPATLDVRDRIQIEEKILANNINFCGEQDSSSYIAKFNPTHVFFKYYAPINEAFAQQALKSDPKYDCIYFGTLSKLKGTEEYIKVIAELKKSIPEVKACIIGPGNPQPFLEIAEHLNCANNIVFAGFSKNQKELFKQVKAAKVFLAPPLKERLSMTIREAIFLKVPIVAYATGGIPYINKFDENIILVRTGDYKEMARKVKTLLQDDQLRNNLAEKAFSYGINEFGLNVNTERLIAAYKSIISRNNTI, encoded by the coding sequence ATGAAAGTTGTCTGGATTTGTCATTTTTCAAATGATGAAATACAGTCTTTGCTCCCTTTATGGCGGTCTAAAATTGAATTCGCCCCTTGGATACCTAATATGCTAAAAGGTTTTGAAGAACGAGAAGATATTGACTTGTATGTTATTTCACCGCATGAATACTTACAGAGAACTACAAAATTTGAATTGAAGAATATCAAATATTATTTTATCCCCTACGGTATACCTATATGGCATAGACACTGGCCGAGTTTTTTTAGGTTAGATATCTTTTCCAACCATTTTATGTTTAGAAGAAAGGCAAAAAAACTCATCGCTCGAATCAATCCAGATTTAGTAAATTTAATAGGTGCTGAAAATGCATATTACAGCAGCTCAATTTTTGATTATTGCAGAAAATATCCTATTTTAATTACAATACAAGGCTTTATTAGCCAACTTAAAGAAGAGTTACCAGCGACTCTTGACGTCAGAGATAGAATACAAATCGAAGAAAAGATACTTGCCAATAATATTAATTTTTGCGGTGAGCAAGATTCTTCGTCATACATAGCAAAGTTCAATCCTACTCATGTTTTTTTTAAGTACTATGCTCCAATAAATGAAGCTTTTGCTCAGCAAGCTTTAAAATCTGACCCAAAATATGATTGTATATATTTTGGAACCTTGTCTAAGCTAAAGGGGACTGAAGAGTATATAAAAGTGATTGCTGAATTAAAGAAAAGCATACCTGAGGTGAAGGCTTGTATCATTGGTCCTGGCAATCCCCAACCATTCCTTGAAATTGCAGAACATCTAAATTGTGCAAATAACATTGTGTTTGCAGGTTTTTCAAAGAATCAAAAAGAATTATTCAAACAGGTTAAAGCAGCAAAAGTGTTTTTAGCTCCGCCATTAAAGGAAAGACTATCAATGACTATAAGAGAAGCGATCTTTTTAAAAGTGCCAATAGTAGCCTACGCTACAGGCGGAATTCCTTATATTAATAAATTTGACGAAAACATTATTCTTGTTAGAACGGGCGATTATAAAGAAATGGCTCGAAAAGTAAAAACACTTCTTCAAGATGATCAACTTAGAAATAATTTAGCCGAAAAAGCATTTAGCTATGGAATAAATGAATTCGGCCTTAATGTAAATACTGAGCGATTAATAGCTGCTTATAAATCTATTATATCAAGAAATAACACAATATGA
- a CDS encoding DegT/DnrJ/EryC1/StrS family aminotransferase, translated as MTYKIPLFDLNFDTGEEAAVIETLRSKWISMGPKISEFEERFSQMLQTEYAVALSNCTVALHLAMKLLDIKPGDEVICPSLTFVATVNAIRYVDAIPVFADIKSFDDLTIDPDDIESKITKKTKAIVVMHYGGFACDMDSIMSIANEHGLKVIEDACHGPLSEYKSKKLGTIGDVGCFSFFSNKNISTGEGGMLITNNPGYFEKAKLLRSHGMTSLSYERAKGHSTSYDVIDLGYNYRMDDIRAAIGIVQLSKLKSDLSKRAELRSYYLEKLEGLKNIIIPFKKQKYLSSNYIFTVLLSNSSRNIRDRIRGEFAEAGIQTSVHYPAVHRFSIYQLYASKLPKTDYASDNLITLPLFSTLETSQIDFIVSNLRKFANA; from the coding sequence ATGACCTACAAAATTCCACTATTTGATTTGAACTTTGATACAGGAGAAGAAGCAGCAGTTATCGAAACGTTGCGGTCAAAGTGGATTTCAATGGGACCAAAAATTTCTGAATTCGAAGAGCGTTTTTCTCAGATGCTCCAGACGGAGTATGCCGTAGCATTAAGTAATTGCACGGTAGCACTTCATTTAGCGATGAAATTGTTGGATATTAAACCTGGGGATGAAGTAATCTGCCCTTCGCTAACCTTTGTGGCAACGGTTAATGCCATACGGTACGTTGACGCTATTCCTGTATTTGCAGATATTAAAAGCTTTGACGATTTGACGATCGATCCAGATGATATAGAATCTAAAATTACCAAAAAAACAAAAGCCATCGTTGTAATGCACTATGGTGGCTTTGCTTGCGACATGGATAGTATTATGAGTATAGCTAATGAGCATGGATTAAAAGTGATTGAAGATGCTTGTCATGGCCCACTCTCAGAATACAAAAGCAAAAAATTAGGAACTATTGGCGATGTAGGGTGTTTCAGCTTCTTTTCTAATAAAAATATTAGCACGGGTGAAGGGGGGATGCTTATTACCAATAATCCTGGGTATTTCGAAAAAGCTAAATTGCTTCGTTCGCACGGCATGACATCACTCTCCTATGAGAGAGCTAAGGGTCATTCTACTAGTTATGATGTAATTGATTTGGGATATAATTATAGAATGGATGATATTCGAGCAGCCATCGGCATCGTCCAGCTTTCGAAACTGAAAAGCGATTTGTCAAAGAGGGCAGAATTAAGAAGTTACTATTTAGAAAAATTAGAGGGTCTTAAAAACATTATCATTCCATTTAAAAAGCAAAAATATTTGTCATCGAACTACATTTTTACGGTTTTACTTAGCAACTCCTCGCGAAATATTAGGGATCGTATTAGAGGTGAATTTGCAGAAGCTGGAATTCAAACAAGTGTGCATTATCCTGCTGTTCACAGGTTTTCCATCTATCAGCTCTATGCATCAAAGCTTCCAAAGACTGACTATGCTTCCGATAACCTGATTACATTGCCTTTGTTTTCTACACTAGAAACATCCCAAATTGATTTTATTGTAAGTAATTTAAGAAAATTTGCTAATGCGTAG
- a CDS encoding ATP-grasp domain-containing protein produces the protein MRRKILVFGCGELQESLISNAKLLGYYVIGLDIKNDVAAKNLCDRFFVIPGDDFNATCKLVEEFQIDGLITSATDRPLEMMAKISEKYSFVFPTLEAIKNTTNKHLLKNILIKNNIPTANATLLENISEIKNINQFSYPLIVKPVDNSGSRGVIYCSDATSLIESLHKALYYSNVKKVLVEEYIGGEEYSIESLIFKNNVSVIQITKKETTAPPYNVELAHKQPAQLNPIIYNRILEVVKKMASALELNNCACHTETKVYNGIPYIIENGARLGGDYITSHLTPLSSGVNMEQQLLKICIGEPFVCPMIEQNYAYIKYFHFPEGIVEFDQDKLSEIIHPNLVKLEFKLSSGQRIPRITNSMDRYGFIIVNGHNKSEVEDSMNFLMNEIHKVIIIRQ, from the coding sequence ATGCGTAGAAAAATATTGGTTTTTGGGTGTGGCGAATTACAGGAATCTTTAATTTCAAATGCAAAATTATTAGGATATTATGTTATTGGGCTTGATATAAAAAATGATGTAGCTGCTAAAAATTTATGTGATAGATTCTTTGTCATACCGGGCGATGATTTTAATGCCACTTGTAAACTTGTAGAAGAATTTCAGATAGACGGCCTGATCACATCCGCAACCGATAGACCGCTGGAAATGATGGCAAAAATATCTGAAAAGTATTCTTTTGTGTTTCCAACACTGGAAGCAATTAAAAATACAACCAATAAACACCTGTTAAAGAATATCTTAATAAAAAACAACATTCCCACAGCTAACGCAACTCTTCTGGAAAACATTAGTGAAATTAAGAATATTAATCAGTTTTCCTACCCACTTATAGTCAAGCCGGTTGATAACTCGGGAAGCAGAGGTGTAATATACTGCAGTGATGCAACGTCTCTAATAGAATCCCTGCATAAAGCACTATACTATTCGAATGTTAAGAAAGTATTGGTTGAAGAGTATATTGGTGGGGAAGAATATAGTATTGAAAGTCTTATATTCAAAAACAATGTTAGTGTGATTCAGATAACTAAAAAAGAGACGACAGCACCCCCTTATAACGTTGAGTTAGCGCATAAGCAACCGGCGCAACTTAACCCGATAATATATAATAGAATTCTTGAGGTTGTTAAAAAGATGGCAAGTGCTCTTGAGTTAAATAATTGCGCATGCCACACTGAGACTAAGGTATATAACGGTATACCTTACATTATTGAGAATGGGGCAAGACTGGGAGGAGATTACATAACATCACATTTGACACCCTTATCAAGCGGCGTAAATATGGAGCAGCAATTGTTAAAAATATGCATTGGTGAACCGTTTGTATGTCCAATGATTGAACAGAATTATGCTTATATCAAATATTTCCATTTTCCTGAAGGAATTGTAGAGTTCGATCAAGATAAATTATCTGAAATTATTCACCCGAATTTAGTAAAGCTTGAATTTAAGCTGAGTAGTGGGCAAAGAATCCCCAGAATAACAAACAGTATGGATCGCTATGGATTTATTATAGTTAATGGGCATAACAAAAGTGAGGTTGAGGATTCGATGAACTTTTTAATGAATGAAATTCATAAAGTAATAATAATAAGACAATAA
- a CDS encoding GNAT family protein, with amino-acid sequence MLIGKNLVLRPLKMSDMEKTYIWRNNIELIKLTQGIRLPKTFEVEKNWFEAVLADKTNKNIYFGIDELSTSEFIGIIQLNNIDYFSGTATWGLIIGEAAKQGKGYGVQAPNLLFQYAFNVLNLRKIFGYAITCNKATLRMHEKIGGFVEEGRLKRHVFFDGEYHDVLILSLFKENFAVNPC; translated from the coding sequence ATGCTAATTGGAAAAAACCTGGTCTTACGCCCTCTTAAAATGTCAGATATGGAGAAAACCTATATTTGGCGCAACAATATTGAACTCATCAAGTTGACCCAGGGTATCAGGTTGCCAAAAACGTTTGAAGTGGAAAAGAATTGGTTTGAGGCAGTTTTGGCAGATAAAACTAATAAAAATATTTATTTTGGTATTGATGAATTATCCACAAGCGAGTTTATTGGAATAATTCAGTTAAACAATATTGACTATTTTTCGGGAACAGCCACTTGGGGATTAATAATTGGTGAAGCCGCAAAGCAGGGCAAAGGATATGGCGTTCAAGCTCCAAACCTTCTTTTTCAATATGCCTTTAATGTTCTTAATCTCAGGAAAATATTTGGCTATGCTATAACATGTAATAAAGCAACATTAAGAATGCATGAAAAAATAGGCGGTTTTGTTGAAGAAGGACGGTTGAAACGGCACGTATTTTTCGATGGCGAATATCATGACGTACTTATTTTATCTTTATTTAAAGAAAATTTCGCAGTAAACCCGTGTTGA
- a CDS encoding nucleotidyltransferase family protein, giving the protein MDLINKKLLLVFDKERFIGVLSIGDIQKAIIANLSLETSILKIMRTDFVYAKAKDDKKDILNLMQKHRIECMPILDDNRQLVTAYMWADLFASKDRNGSIKLNLPVVIMAGGKGSRLKPLTNILPKPLIPIGEKTIIEQIMDNFCDAGCKRFYISINYKAEMIRYYFSELKQKRYHISYIQENKPLGTAGSIHLLKGKIKTTFFVSNCDIVIDQDVVEIEKYHRMNKNEITIVAALKHHSVPYGILETGRNGLCKKLTEKPEYTYKINTGLYVLEPHLIAEIPKDEYFHITALINKLISERRKVGVFPISEKSWLDIGEANEYYKFVK; this is encoded by the coding sequence ATGGATCTGATAAATAAAAAGTTATTGCTCGTTTTTGACAAAGAGCGTTTTATTGGTGTATTAAGTATTGGCGACATTCAAAAAGCTATTATCGCTAATTTATCTTTAGAGACAAGCATATTAAAAATTATGCGGACGGATTTTGTTTACGCAAAAGCCAAAGATGATAAAAAAGATATTCTGAATCTCATGCAGAAACATAGGATCGAATGCATGCCGATATTAGATGATAACAGACAGCTAGTAACAGCATATATGTGGGCTGATCTATTTGCTTCAAAAGATAGAAATGGGAGTATAAAGCTGAACCTTCCAGTCGTTATCATGGCTGGTGGAAAAGGCAGTCGTCTAAAACCGCTAACTAATATTTTACCTAAGCCATTGATTCCAATCGGCGAAAAAACAATTATTGAACAGATAATGGATAATTTTTGTGATGCAGGCTGTAAACGATTCTATATTTCTATCAACTATAAAGCGGAAATGATAAGGTATTATTTTTCAGAACTTAAGCAGAAAAGATATCATATTTCTTATATACAAGAAAATAAGCCTTTAGGCACTGCAGGCAGTATCCATCTTTTAAAGGGTAAGATTAAAACTACATTTTTTGTCTCAAATTGTGATATTGTAATTGATCAGGACGTTGTGGAGATCGAAAAATATCATCGTATGAACAAGAATGAAATAACTATCGTCGCAGCATTGAAGCATCATTCTGTTCCATATGGGATTTTGGAAACAGGTCGTAATGGGCTTTGCAAAAAATTAACTGAAAAACCAGAATATACTTATAAAATTAACACCGGCCTTTATGTCTTAGAGCCACATCTAATTGCTGAAATTCCGAAAGATGAGTATTTTCATATAACAGCGTTAATCAATAAATTGATAAGTGAAAGACGAAAAGTTGGTGTGTTCCCTATTAGTGAAAAGTCATGGTTGGATATTGGGGAAGCAAACGAATATTATAAATTTGTTAAATAG
- a CDS encoding O-antigen ligase family protein, translating into MHYNSTKTAKQITILSLAALLLAYLMLNTYVPSLTLNIIGSIITSVFIYFNTLRKKDYFSFIMVIYFCSTFPYSPQKGGAFNLISFICIAFYFFSKRKLPLEVSNSDRLASIFIFVFVLSSVLGWLTNYTGQGLDVYYAIFTFSGVILLLIVASGLRLNRERLKVFLQLNLVLIVYSTIASLNTFLNIIPYTPMLPTYGKAGEYYEGGGIIGVSPLYGEHSLILLMLFFSFFILNKSIVPIKKSTLLLGLVISYVNIFLSISRSVFLLSIAGIALVIILQYKLINIRINTIYRQIIFLGLISFFMFFIIKTFKLDYVIGRVQQAENTIDKVGGLTLDRILDGRAINREYAFEQGYMRYYSRKSWLTGYGWGTEKDNRNAFYVDPSIRRGSAHSQMLAILFLFGWIGTVAYWGLLLNIIIKSFKNIGKKQIETQNRMMALFFFIAFSLFVMNEIKADSISVPTYFAVTIIWMGLALSNNNFQRKSIISSVQ; encoded by the coding sequence ATGCACTACAATAGCACAAAGACTGCGAAGCAAATCACGATACTAAGTCTGGCTGCGCTCCTCTTGGCGTATTTAATGCTGAATACATATGTACCAAGTTTGACTCTAAATATTATTGGATCAATCATTACTTCTGTTTTTATTTATTTTAATACTCTCAGAAAAAAAGATTATTTTTCGTTTATTATGGTGATTTATTTTTGTTCTACTTTTCCATATTCTCCACAAAAAGGAGGAGCATTTAACCTTATTAGTTTTATTTGTATAGCTTTTTATTTTTTTTCTAAAAGAAAATTGCCCTTAGAGGTCAGTAATAGTGATCGATTAGCTAGTATTTTTATTTTTGTATTTGTGCTTAGCTCAGTCTTGGGTTGGCTAACCAACTATACTGGGCAAGGGCTTGATGTTTATTACGCCATTTTTACTTTTTCGGGGGTAATTTTACTACTAATCGTCGCCAGTGGTTTGCGCCTAAACCGTGAGAGGCTTAAAGTATTCCTGCAATTGAACTTGGTATTAATTGTATACTCGACAATAGCAAGCTTAAACACTTTTTTAAATATCATTCCTTATACACCAATGTTACCCACCTATGGTAAAGCCGGAGAATACTATGAAGGTGGAGGTATTATTGGAGTTTCTCCTCTTTACGGTGAGCATAGTTTAATTTTGTTGATGTTGTTTTTCTCTTTTTTCATATTGAACAAGAGTATAGTTCCAATTAAAAAATCTACACTCTTATTAGGTCTTGTTATTTCTTACGTAAATATCTTTTTGTCAATCTCTAGATCGGTTTTTTTACTCTCGATTGCAGGAATTGCATTAGTTATTATTCTGCAATATAAATTGATAAATATAAGGATTAATACAATTTATCGACAGATCATATTTTTAGGATTAATTTCTTTCTTTATGTTTTTTATTATTAAAACATTCAAATTGGATTATGTAATTGGCAGAGTACAACAAGCAGAAAACACTATAGATAAAGTTGGCGGATTGACTCTCGATCGCATTCTCGATGGCAGAGCTATTAATCGTGAATATGCTTTTGAACAAGGCTACATGCGATACTACAGTAGAAAAAGCTGGCTAACTGGATATGGCTGGGGAACTGAAAAAGATAATCGTAATGCTTTCTATGTTGATCCATCAATAAGGCGTGGTTCTGCTCATTCTCAAATGTTAGCGATACTATTTCTTTTCGGGTGGATTGGGACTGTTGCATATTGGGGATTATTACTCAACATTATAATTAAATCATTTAAAAATATTGGCAAAAAGCAAATCGAGACTCAAAATAGAATGATGGCTTTATTCTTTTTTATTGCTTTTTCTTTATTTGTAATGAATGAAATTAAAGCGGACAGCATCAGTGTCCCGACATATTTTGCTGTAACCATCATTTGGATGGGATTAGCACTCTCAAATAATAATTTTCAGAGGAAAAGCATAATATCGTCTGTTCAGTAA